A genome region from Methylobacterium sp. FF17 includes the following:
- a CDS encoding CHASE3 domain-containing protein, translated as MTKTFGLNRSLGGAIGIIALVAVLGSGAVLVSLAQLQAAIDARGRSNLVLRSLYALRIAMLNQETGLRGYLLTGREDSLDPYRQGRPAFEAASRELRALIGDDPMRLGWLAEAEQAARAWQDEVGEAVVRGMADPARRSDAAGIEASGTGKAYFDTFRTKLDSIQGGEERLREIQGGRLDGARRNAATVSWGGAILTLLICAIVGLAIRRRIVAPLVRLAEAMRRLARHDLSTEVPGTRQRDEVGAMARAVLVFKDGLIEVNRTSLLRATADTLPAMVGYIDAQRRVGFLNGEFERWFDLQVEDVTQVDGRPLAQVFASEPFPGTGRELETAFAGTETRFEHRLARRGADRRVVEGFYRPHLGPDGAVLGVVTLLTDITERKGLERRLALHARDLRRTNEELEQFAYVASHDLKAPLRGIENLVTWIEEDLEEVLNADTRTNMDLLKSRVRRLESLLDDLLAYSRAGRGDVATEPVDTKALVEELAALVSPPDGFVIEASERLPTLDAARAPLTQAFQNLIGNAIKHHDHPADGHVRVDAHPADDMVEFTVTDDGAGIPEQFRERVFGMFQTLKPRDEVEGSGMGLAIVKKLVERQGGRIWLSDGRDGRGLSVHFTWPDGTKEIADGTDR; from the coding sequence ATGACGAAGACCTTCGGCCTGAACCGCTCGCTCGGCGGAGCCATCGGCATCATCGCGCTCGTTGCGGTGCTCGGCAGCGGCGCCGTCCTCGTTTCCCTGGCCCAGCTCCAGGCCGCCATCGACGCCCGTGGGCGCTCCAACCTCGTCCTTCGCTCGCTCTACGCGCTGCGCATCGCCATGCTGAACCAGGAGACCGGGCTGCGCGGCTACCTGCTCACCGGGCGCGAGGACAGCCTCGACCCCTATCGCCAGGGAAGGCCGGCCTTCGAGGCAGCCAGCCGGGAGCTTCGCGCCCTGATAGGCGACGACCCCATGCGCCTCGGTTGGCTCGCCGAGGCGGAACAGGCGGCGCGGGCCTGGCAGGACGAGGTCGGCGAGGCCGTCGTCCGCGGCATGGCCGATCCGGCGCGCCGTTCGGACGCGGCCGGAATCGAGGCCAGCGGCACCGGCAAGGCCTACTTCGATACCTTCCGGACCAAGCTCGACTCCATCCAGGGGGGGGAGGAACGGCTTCGCGAGATCCAGGGCGGCAGGCTCGACGGAGCACGGCGAAACGCCGCCACCGTTTCGTGGGGCGGTGCCATTCTGACCCTCCTGATCTGCGCCATCGTCGGCCTCGCCATCCGGCGCAGGATCGTGGCTCCTCTCGTTCGGCTCGCGGAAGCGATGCGTCGCCTCGCCCGGCACGACCTTTCGACCGAGGTGCCAGGCACCCGCCAGCGCGACGAGGTCGGGGCTATGGCGCGTGCGGTCCTCGTGTTCAAGGACGGCCTGATCGAAGTCAATCGGACCTCTCTCCTGCGTGCGACCGCCGATACGCTCCCTGCCATGGTCGGCTATATCGATGCGCAACGGCGGGTCGGCTTCCTGAACGGCGAGTTCGAGCGCTGGTTCGACCTTCAGGTCGAGGACGTGACCCAGGTCGACGGCCGTCCCCTGGCCCAGGTCTTCGCGAGCGAGCCCTTCCCGGGCACGGGGCGCGAACTGGAGACCGCCTTCGCCGGGACCGAGACCCGCTTCGAGCATCGCCTCGCCCGACGCGGCGCCGACCGGCGGGTCGTGGAAGGGTTCTATCGGCCTCACCTCGGACCCGATGGCGCCGTGCTCGGGGTCGTCACGCTCCTGACCGACATCACCGAGCGCAAGGGCTTGGAACGGCGCCTCGCCCTGCACGCCCGCGACCTTCGCCGTACCAACGAGGAACTGGAGCAGTTCGCCTACGTGGCCTCCCACGACCTCAAGGCGCCGCTGCGCGGGATCGAGAACCTGGTGACCTGGATCGAGGAAGACCTGGAGGAGGTCCTCAACGCCGACACCCGGACGAACATGGACCTGCTCAAGAGCCGGGTCCGGCGCCTTGAGAGCCTGCTCGACGATCTTTTGGCGTACTCGCGGGCAGGACGCGGCGACGTCGCCACCGAGCCGGTGGACACCAAGGCGCTGGTCGAGGAGCTCGCCGCCCTCGTCAGCCCACCCGACGGCTTCGTCATCGAGGCATCGGAGCGCCTGCCGACCCTGGATGCCGCCCGTGCACCCTTGACCCAGGCGTTCCAGAACCTCATCGGCAACGCGATCAAACATCACGACCATCCAGCCGATGGACATGTCCGGGTCGATGCTCACCCAGCGGACGATATGGTGGAGTTCACCGTCACCGACGATGGCGCCGGCATTCCCGAGCAGTTCCGTGAACGGGTATTCGGCATGTTCCAGACGCTGAAGCCCCGCGACGAGGTCGAGGGCAGCGGCATGGGCCTTGCCATCGTCAAGAAGCTGGTCGAGCGCCAGGGCGGCAGGATATGGCTGAGCGACGGCAGGGACGGGCGAGGCCTCTCGGTCCATTTCACCTGGCCCGATGGCACGAAGGAAATCGCCGATGGCACCGACCGTTAA
- a CDS encoding hybrid sensor histidine kinase/response regulator — MFESIPASALTFLTGGKRMGARMRTHDWSASPLGVPGTWPPCLRSAVSLMLGSRFPMFVAWGPELGFLYNDAYAAILGDKHPAALGRPFREVWSDIWPDIEPSVTMAMGGEATWAENLPLVMNRYGHDERTYFTFSYSPVRDDAGAVGGLFCVCTETTAKVEAEEALRASEARASGVLEGMGEGFMLLDRDFRILQMNAEGLRLEDRPPSQVVGRSHWDVYPGSEREPIGRMYRRAMCERVSLTLEHRYVWPDGHGAWLEVRAYPHPEGLALFYRDVTERREREQALGEAEARLRALADNLPGGMVYQICMDRDGSGRRFLYVSRGFERMTGDPAEAVLADPAVAYDLILPEYRERLAAAEQVAIRDLAPFDFEAPFRRTDGEVRWSRIISAPRQMQDGSLVWDGIQLDDTARKQVEERLRQSEATFQTIANSIDQMVWSTRADGYHDYYNQRWYDFTGVRAGSTDGGDWDGIVHPDDRERTWELWKGSLATGEPYRIEYRLRHHTGRYRWTLGRALPMRDGAGRITRWFGTCTDVQDIVEARDVLARSREDLERLVAERTADRDRMWRLSTDVMLVARYDATIEAVNPAWTTLLGWEERDLLGRAFMDLVHADDVAATLAEVGKLSEGVTTLRFENRYLGKDGGYRWLSWTAVPDEDRIHAVGRDVTGEKEAAQALAQTEEALRQAQKMEAVGQLTGGIAHDFNNLLTGIVGSLDLMQTRIAQGRTDTIEKYAKAAMSSANRAAALTHRLLAFARRQPLDPKPVNANALVTSLEDLLRRTIGEAIGLEIVTSGGLWPTLCDPHQLESAILNLAINARDAMPDGGKLTIETCNTHLDRAYAKLHPGVEPGQYICICVTDTGTGMPPDVIARAFDPFFTTKPIGQGTGLGLSMIYGFARQSEGHAKIYSEVGKGTTVKIYLPRHRGVLAEEDAEATGLTEAHRAEAGETVLVVEDEPVVRDLIVEVLADLGYRALEAQDGPSGLKALQSGERVDLLVTDVGLPGMNGRQLADQARESRPHLKVLFITGYAENAMFGNGHLDPGMQMITKPFPVETLAARIREMIES; from the coding sequence ATGTTCGAGTCCATCCCGGCTTCGGCACTGACATTCCTCACGGGCGGCAAGCGGATGGGCGCACGCATGCGCACGCACGATTGGTCCGCGTCGCCGCTCGGCGTTCCCGGGACCTGGCCGCCGTGCCTGCGTTCCGCGGTGAGCCTGATGCTCGGCTCAAGGTTCCCGATGTTCGTCGCTTGGGGTCCGGAACTCGGCTTCCTCTACAACGACGCCTACGCGGCGATCCTTGGCGACAAGCACCCGGCGGCCCTGGGACGGCCCTTCCGCGAGGTCTGGTCGGATATCTGGCCCGACATCGAGCCGTCGGTGACCATGGCCATGGGCGGCGAGGCGACCTGGGCGGAGAACCTGCCGCTCGTCATGAACCGGTACGGCCACGACGAGCGCACCTACTTCACCTTCTCCTACTCGCCGGTGCGGGACGACGCGGGCGCCGTCGGCGGCCTGTTCTGCGTCTGCACCGAGACGACGGCCAAGGTCGAGGCCGAGGAGGCGCTGCGCGCGAGCGAGGCGCGGGCCTCGGGGGTGCTGGAGGGCATGGGCGAAGGCTTCATGCTCCTCGACCGCGACTTCCGCATCCTGCAGATGAACGCGGAGGGGCTTCGCCTGGAGGACAGGCCGCCTAGCCAGGTCGTGGGTCGGTCGCATTGGGACGTCTATCCGGGTTCCGAACGCGAGCCCATCGGGCGGATGTACCGTCGCGCCATGTGCGAGCGCGTCTCGCTCACCCTGGAGCACCGCTACGTCTGGCCGGACGGGCACGGCGCCTGGTTGGAGGTGCGCGCCTACCCGCATCCGGAAGGCTTGGCGCTGTTCTACCGCGACGTGACCGAACGCAGGGAGCGCGAGCAGGCCTTGGGCGAGGCGGAGGCCCGCCTGCGGGCGCTCGCCGACAATCTGCCCGGCGGGATGGTCTACCAGATCTGCATGGACCGCGACGGTAGCGGTCGACGATTCCTCTATGTGTCCCGCGGCTTCGAGCGCATGACCGGCGACCCGGCCGAGGCAGTTCTCGCCGACCCGGCCGTGGCCTACGACCTGATCCTCCCCGAGTACCGCGAGCGCTTGGCGGCAGCCGAGCAGGTCGCCATTCGCGACCTGGCACCGTTCGACTTCGAGGCGCCGTTCCGGCGTACCGATGGCGAGGTCCGTTGGAGCCGCATCATCTCGGCACCACGCCAGATGCAGGACGGCTCGCTCGTCTGGGACGGCATTCAACTCGACGACACCGCGCGCAAGCAGGTCGAGGAGCGGCTGCGCCAGAGCGAGGCCACGTTCCAGACCATCGCCAACTCCATCGACCAGATGGTTTGGTCGACGCGGGCGGACGGGTATCACGACTACTACAACCAGCGTTGGTACGACTTCACCGGGGTCCGTGCGGGCTCCACGGACGGCGGGGACTGGGACGGCATCGTCCATCCCGACGACCGCGAGCGCACCTGGGAACTCTGGAAGGGGTCGCTCGCGACGGGCGAGCCCTATCGGATCGAGTACCGCCTGCGGCACCACACGGGACGGTACCGCTGGACGCTGGGACGTGCCCTTCCGATGCGCGACGGGGCCGGCCGGATCACGCGCTGGTTCGGCACCTGCACCGACGTCCAGGACATCGTCGAGGCCCGCGATGTCCTGGCACGCTCGCGCGAGGACCTCGAAAGGTTGGTGGCCGAGCGTACCGCCGACCGAGACCGCATGTGGCGGCTCTCGACCGACGTCATGCTCGTCGCGCGCTACGACGCCACCATCGAGGCCGTGAACCCGGCCTGGACGACCCTGCTGGGCTGGGAGGAGCGGGATCTCCTCGGGCGCGCGTTCATGGATCTCGTACACGCAGACGACGTCGCCGCCACCCTGGCCGAAGTGGGCAAGCTGTCGGAAGGAGTGACGACGCTGCGCTTCGAGAACCGCTATCTGGGGAAGGACGGTGGGTACCGTTGGCTCTCCTGGACGGCGGTCCCCGACGAGGACCGCATCCATGCCGTCGGCCGCGATGTCACCGGCGAGAAGGAGGCGGCACAAGCCCTCGCGCAAACAGAGGAGGCACTGCGCCAGGCTCAGAAGATGGAGGCCGTCGGGCAGTTGACCGGGGGCATCGCGCACGACTTCAACAACCTGCTCACCGGCATCGTCGGCTCGCTCGACCTGATGCAGACCCGCATCGCGCAGGGGCGCACGGACACCATCGAGAAGTACGCCAAGGCGGCCATGTCCTCGGCCAACCGAGCCGCCGCGCTCACGCACCGGCTCCTGGCCTTCGCGCGCCGTCAGCCCCTCGATCCGAAGCCGGTGAATGCCAACGCGCTGGTGACCTCGCTGGAGGACCTGCTGCGCCGAACCATCGGGGAGGCCATCGGACTGGAGATCGTCACCTCGGGTGGGCTGTGGCCGACCTTGTGCGATCCGCACCAGCTGGAGAGCGCAATCCTGAACCTCGCCATCAACGCCCGGGACGCGATGCCGGACGGCGGCAAGCTCACCATCGAGACCTGCAACACGCACCTCGACCGCGCCTACGCCAAGCTGCACCCGGGCGTGGAGCCGGGCCAGTACATCTGCATCTGCGTGACCGACACCGGCACCGGCATGCCGCCGGACGTGATCGCCCGGGCCTTCGACCCGTTCTTCACGACCAAGCCCATCGGACAGGGTACGGGGCTCGGTCTCAGCATGATCTACGGCTTCGCGCGCCAGTCAGAAGGCCATGCCAAGATCTATTCGGAGGTCGGCAAGGGCACGACGGTCAAGATCTACCTGCCCCGTCATCGCGGGGTGTTGGCGGAGGAGGATGCCGAAGCCACGGGGCTCACGGAAGCCCACCGGGCGGAGGCCGGCGAGACGGTGCTCGTCGTCGAGGACGAGCCGGTCGTCCGCGACCTCATCGTCGAGGTGCTCGCCGATCTCGGCTATCGCGCGTTGGAGGCGCAGGACGGCCCCTCCGGCCTCAAGGCGCTCCAATCCGGCGAGCGCGTCGACCTCCTCGTCACCGACGTCGGACTGCCTGGCATGAACGGGCGCCAGCTCGCCGACCAGGCTCGTGAGAGCCGTCCGCACCTCAAGGTGCTCTTCATCACCGGCTATGCCGAGAATGCGATGTTCGGCAACGGGCACCTCGATCCCGGCATGCAGATGATCACTAAACCCTTCCCGGTCGAGACGCTGGCCGCGCGCATCCGCGAGATGATCGAGTCCTGA
- a CDS encoding response regulator has product MAPTVNLLLVDDDEVDVQGLRRAFNKSKIANPITVARDGIEALEILRGENGRTKLAKPHLILLDLNMPRMNGIEFLEALRADEDLKSALVFMVTTSKAEEDKARAYGHHVAGYIVKQDPANTFMQAVSLLEHYWKIVEFPE; this is encoded by the coding sequence ATGGCACCGACCGTTAACCTGCTCCTCGTCGACGACGACGAGGTCGACGTGCAGGGACTCAGGCGCGCCTTCAACAAGAGCAAGATCGCCAACCCCATCACGGTGGCGCGCGACGGGATCGAGGCGCTGGAGATCCTGCGCGGCGAGAACGGCAGGACCAAGCTCGCCAAGCCGCACCTGATCCTGCTCGACCTCAACATGCCGCGCATGAACGGCATCGAGTTCCTGGAGGCGCTGCGGGCCGACGAGGACCTGAAGAGCGCGCTCGTGTTCATGGTCACCACCTCGAAGGCCGAGGAGGACAAGGCACGGGCCTACGGGCACCACGTGGCCGGCTACATCGTCAAGCAGGACCCGGCCAACACCTTCATGCAGGCGGTGTCGCTGCTGGAGCACTACTGGAAGATCGTCGAGTTCCCCGAGTAG
- a CDS encoding sensor histidine kinase has product MSLTKRIVGLVALALVPALAIQGYNEYALRSARTDAVRGEAMRAARGVAADLAQFGRGTRQVLGILSEVPEIRDKDTPSCTAYLKTLLGKVPGAFFFGVADADGSIVCNTLGSPRGAYSLGDREYFRDAMRTGGFAVGRLVTGRITGIPTVQFAQAVPGTAGRPEGVVVASIDLAYLAEQQARVGLPPDATLTVADRHGTIMIRVPDHGDWVGKPIPADLWSTWSANRGKVTDLPGLRGNLRITGIAPATPDDLDSVTVAVGLLPETAFADIDAATRRGVVLIGLGALLALVAALLAGRAFIRRPVRRLLQAASAWRMGDLGARTGISGSSEFGQLGEAFDAMAVALLKHEGELRAEISRSHVLQERQTMMLHELNHRVRNTLATVQSLARQAHRSDGTGGRLEGRIISLSKSHDLLSRDDWTGAPLRTVLENELAPFRDDRHDRFRLDGPDMELPPRYVLALGMTLHELTTNAAKYGALSVGTGRVDIAWRITTGESGSRRLSMEWRESGGPAIVEPFRRGYGTRLIQGGVGHELGGTVRLDFDAAGLHCILDVPLDEQDRFTSFHQAKVPFPGTRPSANGR; this is encoded by the coding sequence ATGTCGCTGACCAAAAGGATCGTGGGCCTCGTCGCGCTGGCGCTTGTGCCCGCCCTCGCCATCCAGGGCTACAACGAGTACGCGCTCCGGAGCGCTCGCACCGACGCCGTGCGCGGCGAGGCGATGCGCGCCGCCCGAGGCGTCGCCGCGGACCTCGCCCAGTTCGGGCGCGGCACCCGCCAAGTCCTCGGCATCCTCTCCGAAGTCCCCGAGATCCGCGACAAGGACACCCCGTCCTGCACCGCCTACCTCAAGACCCTGCTCGGCAAGGTGCCGGGTGCCTTCTTCTTCGGGGTGGCGGATGCGGACGGGAGCATCGTCTGCAACACGCTCGGCTCCCCACGCGGCGCCTACTCCCTGGGCGACCGGGAATACTTCCGGGACGCGATGAGAACCGGCGGGTTCGCGGTCGGGAGGCTCGTCACCGGACGGATCACCGGCATACCGACCGTGCAGTTCGCCCAAGCCGTGCCGGGCACGGCGGGCCGTCCGGAGGGCGTGGTCGTGGCAAGCATCGACCTCGCCTACCTCGCCGAACAGCAAGCGCGGGTCGGGTTGCCGCCGGACGCCACCCTGACCGTCGCCGACCGGCATGGGACCATCATGATCAGGGTTCCGGACCATGGGGACTGGGTCGGCAAGCCCATCCCGGCGGACCTTTGGTCGACCTGGTCGGCGAATCGAGGGAAGGTCACCGACCTGCCGGGCCTGCGGGGCAACCTGCGCATCACCGGCATCGCGCCCGCGACGCCGGACGATCTCGATTCCGTCACGGTCGCCGTCGGCCTCCTACCCGAAACGGCGTTCGCTGACATCGATGCGGCGACCCGGCGCGGCGTGGTCTTGATCGGCCTCGGTGCCTTGCTGGCCTTGGTGGCGGCCCTGCTGGCGGGGCGCGCCTTCATCCGCAGGCCGGTGCGTCGCCTGCTGCAGGCGGCTTCGGCCTGGCGGATGGGGGACCTCGGCGCCCGGACCGGCATCTCGGGGTCGTCCGAGTTCGGCCAGCTCGGCGAGGCCTTCGACGCCATGGCGGTCGCGTTGCTGAAGCACGAAGGCGAGTTGCGGGCCGAGATCTCGCGCAGCCACGTCCTCCAGGAGCGTCAGACCATGATGCTGCATGAGCTCAACCACAGGGTCCGCAACACCCTCGCCACCGTGCAATCGCTGGCCCGGCAGGCGCATCGAAGCGACGGGACGGGCGGGCGGCTGGAGGGGCGCATCATCTCCCTGTCCAAGAGCCACGACCTGCTCTCGCGGGACGACTGGACCGGCGCCCCGCTTCGCACGGTGCTGGAGAACGAACTGGCGCCCTTCCGGGACGACCGGCACGACCGCTTCCGGCTGGACGGCCCCGACATGGAACTGCCGCCCCGGTATGTCCTGGCACTCGGCATGACGCTGCATGAGCTCACGACGAACGCCGCCAAGTACGGCGCGCTCTCCGTCGGTACCGGACGCGTGGACATCGCCTGGCGCATCACGACGGGCGAGAGCGGCTCGCGGCGGCTCTCGATGGAATGGCGGGAAAGCGGGGGGCCCGCAATCGTCGAGCCATTCCGGCGTGGCTATGGCACGCGGCTGATCCAGGGAGGCGTCGGCCACGAGCTCGGCGGCACGGTGCGCCTCGACTTCGATGCCGCCGGGCTGCACTGCATCCTGGACGTGCCCCTCGACGAACAGGACCGCTTCACCTCGTTCCATCAGGCCAAGGTCCCGTTCCCCGGGACCCGGCCATCGGCGAACGGCCGGTGA